A section of the Cinclus cinclus chromosome 27, bCinCin1.1, whole genome shotgun sequence genome encodes:
- the ETV7 gene encoding transcription factor ETV7, whose amino-acid sequence MQGKVAISSSSPVVAEPLPFPSQARPSPISTGEIFRLPGRLRIQPSLWSKDDVIHWLRWAEKEYSLRPTDESKFEMNGKALCILTKDDFRHRAPSSGDVLYEILQFIKTQRRALVCSPLLSSPFRKARSTEEDADCSAEAAPVVSSWLGCAEQPLLHGYTQPLNLSHHSSKSSCRPGAICSFPATLSAPVDGKIADCRLLWEYVYQLLSDRRYEPYIRWEDREAKVFRVVNPNGLAQLWGNHKNRMNMTYEKMSRALRHYYKLNIIKKEPGQKLLFRFLKTPGEVVHEKSSRLEQLENEDHEDLQEDPLEVSP is encoded by the exons ATGCAG GGCAAAGTGGCCATCAGCTCTTCCAGCCCCGTGGTGGCAGAGCCATTACCATTCCCATCCCAGGCCAGACCCTCACCCATCAGCACTGGGGAGATCTTCAGGCTTCCAGGGAGGCTGA GAATCCAGCCCTCACTGTGGAGCAAGGACGATGTGATCCACTGGCTACGATGGGCTGAGAAGGAATATTCCCTGCGGCCCACTGATGAGAGCAAGTTTGAAATGAACGGCAAAGCCTTGTGCATCCTCACCAAGGATGACTTCAGACACCGAGCTCCGAGCTCAG GGGACGTGCTTTATGAAATACTCCAGTTCATTAAGACTCAGAGAAGAGCTCTGGTGTGCAGCCCCTTGCTGAGCTCACCCTTCAGGAAAGCCAGGAGCACGGAGGAAG atgCAGACTGCAGtgctgaggctgccccagttGTTTCCTCgtggctgggctgtgcagagcagcccctgctccatggCTACACGCAGCCACTGAACCTCTCCCACCACAGCTCAAAGAGTAGCTGCAGGCCAGGTGCCATCTGCTCTTTTCCTGCTACCCTGTCGGCCCCAGTGGATGGGAAAATTGCAG ActgcaggctgctctgggaataCGTGTACCAGCTCCTGTCCGACCGCCGCTACGAGCCCTACATCAGGTGGGAGGACAGGGAAGCCAAGGTCTTCCGTGTTGTCAACCCAAATGGGcttgcccagctctggggcaaCCACAAG AACCGGATGAACATGACCTATGAGAAGATGTCACGAGCGCTCAGACACTACTACAAACTCAACATCatcaaaaaggagccagggcagAAGCTGTTGTTCAG GTTTTTGAAGACTCCTGGGGAGGTTGTCCATGAGAAATCCAGCAgactggagcagctggagaatgAGGACCATGAGGATTTGCAGGAAGACCCACTGGAGGTTTCACCATAG